One Peptococcaceae bacterium genomic window, TCTGTCCGTAGAACGCCTGGGAACAGATTATTTGATAACCGGTTATCCTCAAACGAAGGGAGTGATTAATCCTGTTTACGGGAATCATTGAAGAGCTGGGCGTGCTCCAGTCCATCGTCAAGGGAGCCAGTTCGGCCAGGCTCCGTGTCTCGGCGCCGTTAATCGTGACCGATGTTAAACCCGGAGACAGCATAGCCGTTAATGGGGTCTGTCTCACGGTAACGGCATTCGACTCCTTGGGTTTTACCGCCGAGGCGATGGCCGAAACCTTGAGCAAAACCAACCTGGGCGACCTAAGACCCGGTGAGAAAGTAAACCTGGAAAGGGCGCTGCGTTTAAGCGACCGCCTGGGCGGGCACCTGGTCAGCGGTCATGTGGATGGAGTGGGGACCATCATACGGCAAACCAGTCATGATATTGCCTTAATAACGGAAATCAGCTATCCCCCGCTCCTGGAGAAGTACCTGGTTCCCAGGGGTTCCGTGGCGGTCGACGGGATCAGTTTAACCATTACCGGGGTGAACTCCGGAAGCTTTACCGTGTCCCTGATCCCGCACACGCGTGGTATGACGACTCTGGGGTTTAAAAAGGCGGGGGACAAGGTGAACATCGAGGCTGATTTGATCGCCAGGTATCTTGGAAAACTTTCCGGGGGAGCAAATAAAGGACAGGATGATGCTCTGAAGAACAGCGAAGCAGGAGGTCTGAGCCTCTCCTTCCTGGCTGAACACGGGTTCGTATAATAAAGAAGCAAAAAGTCGAGGTGAAAACATGGACGGGGAGTTTGTTTTTAACACGATTGAAGAGGCCCTTGAGGATATAAAGAAGGGTAAAATAATCATTGTCGTTGACGACGAGGACAGGGAAAACGAAGGGGACCTGGTCATGGCGGCCCAGTGGGTCACTCCGGAGGCCATAAATTTCATGGCCACCCACGGGCGTGGTTTAATCTGCCTGCCTGTTACCGGCGAGAGACTGGACCAGCTGGAGATCGGGCCGATGGTCGCCAGCAACAGCGACAACCTGGGGACGGCTTTTACCGTTTCTATTGACGACGCGACGACCACCACGGGCATTTCCGCCTTTGAGAGGGCCCAGACCATCAAGCGGGTGCTTGACCCCTCGTGCAGGCCGCAAGACCTGCGCAGGCCCGGGCATGTCTTTCCCCTGCGCTGCAGGGAAGGGGGCGTGCTGAAGAGGGCCGGGCACACTGAGGCTTCCGTCGACCTGGCCAAACTGGCCGGCCTTTACCCGGCGGGTGTTATCTGCGAGATTATGAATGAAGACGGAACCATGGCCCGCGTGCCGCAGTTGATAAATTTCGCCCGCCTTCACAATTTGAAGGTCATTACCATTGCCGACCTGATCCGTTACCGGAGACAGAAGGAAAAGCTGATCGAAAAAATAACCGCGGTGAACATGCCGACGAGGCACGGCAGCTTTACAGCCCATGCCTATAAGGACATCCTGGAAGGGGAGGTGCACCTGGCCCTGGTTAAAGGCGAGGTTGCGGGCGAAGAACCTGTCCTGGCGCGGGTCCACTCCGAATGCCTGACCGGAGATACCCTGGGGTCCCTGCGCTGCGACTGCGGCGACCAGCTGAGGCAGGCCCTGCTGACCATCGAAAAGGCCGGGCGCGGCGTGTTCTTATACATGCGCCAGGAAGGGCGCGGCATAGGGTTGCTCAATAAACTCAAAGCGTACCGCCTGCAGGATGAGGGAATGGATACCGTTCAGGCCAATGAGCACCTGGGATTCCCCGCCGATCTCAGGGACTACGGCATAGGAGCCCAAATCCTGGCCGATCTGGGCATTAAAAAAATCAGGCTGCTGACCAACAACCCCCGCAAAATAGCCGGCCTGGAGGGTTACGGATTGAAGGTTGTGGAACGCGTGCCCCTGGAGGTGGCGCCCAACCCCTGCAATCTCAAGTACCTTTCCACCAAAAGGGAACGCCTGGGGCACCTGTTGAACATTAAACAGAACAAAAACATGTAAACTTCGGTTTAAACCATTATTGTTAGGAGGTTATCGGCAAGATGAAAATGTATGAAGGAAAACTCATCGGCGAAAATCTGAAAATAGGCATAGTGGCGAGCCGCTTCAACGAATTTATCACCAGCAAACTCCTGGACGGCGCCCTGGACGCCCTGGTCCGGCACGGGGTTAGCGAAGCCGATATAGAAGTGGCCTGGGTTCCCGGCGCTTTTGAAATACCTTTGGCCGCAAAACACATGGCGGCCAGGGGGTATGACGCGGTTATATGTTTGGGGACCGTGATCCGCGGGGCTACGCCGCACTACGAGTATATAGCCGCTGAAACGACCAAAGGGATAGCCCAGGTCGGTCTGTCCAGCGGCATTCCCGTAATTTTTGGCGTGCTGACCACCGAGAACATCGAGCAGGCGATTGAAAGAGCGGGCAGCAAGGCGGGCAACAAGGGCTTTGAAGCCGCGGTTTCCGCCATAGAAATGGCCGACCTGTTGAAAAAGATCAGGCCTGCCAGACCTTAAAAGCATGAAGAAAAAGGGGGACCGGCAGGGAAAATGAGTTATCCCGCAGAAGTCCAGGTGGTCGAGGTGGGGCCGAGGGACGGTTTTCAGAACGTCGAAGCCTGGATCCCAACCGAGAAAAAATTGAAGGTTATTGCGGCGCTGCTGGAAGCGAACCTAAAAAGGATCGAAGTGACCTCTTTCGTTAACCCCCGGTCGGTACCGCAGATGCGCGATGCGGCGCTGGTGGCGAAAGGAATACGGGAGTTCGGGGCGGCGGAGTTTATTGCTCTCGTGCCTAACCTGGCGGGGGCCAGGGCGGCGTTCGAGGCGGGCATCAAGGAGGTAACCTTTGTCATTTCGGCCAGCGAGCGCCACAACATGCAGAACGTCCGGAGGACGATCGCCGGTTCGTTCGAGGAATTGCAAGCGCTAAAAAACGAACTGCCGGAACTGCGGATAAAATTAGGCATAGCCACCGCCTTCGGCTGTCCATTCCAGGGAGATGTTCCCGTCGGACAGGTCATCGAGATGATGGAGAGGGGCCTTTCCCTGCCGGTTGACGAGATATGCCTGTGCGATACGACCGGGATGGCCAACCCGCGGCAGGTGGAGGACGTTTTGAGCAAGATCAACAGCCACTTCGGCGGCCTGAAATACGGCCTGCACCTGCACGACACCGGCGG contains:
- a CDS encoding riboflavin synthase — translated: MFTGIIEELGVLQSIVKGASSARLRVSAPLIVTDVKPGDSIAVNGVCLTVTAFDSLGFTAEAMAETLSKTNLGDLRPGEKVNLERALRLSDRLGGHLVSGHVDGVGTIIRQTSHDIALITEISYPPLLEKYLVPRGSVAVDGISLTITGVNSGSFTVSLIPHTRGMTTLGFKKAGDKVNIEADLIARYLGKLSGGANKGQDDALKNSEAGGLSLSFLAEHGFV
- a CDS encoding bifunctional 3,4-dihydroxy-2-butanone-4-phosphate synthase/GTP cyclohydrolase II gives rise to the protein MDGEFVFNTIEEALEDIKKGKIIIVVDDEDRENEGDLVMAAQWVTPEAINFMATHGRGLICLPVTGERLDQLEIGPMVASNSDNLGTAFTVSIDDATTTTGISAFERAQTIKRVLDPSCRPQDLRRPGHVFPLRCREGGVLKRAGHTEASVDLAKLAGLYPAGVICEIMNEDGTMARVPQLINFARLHNLKVITIADLIRYRRQKEKLIEKITAVNMPTRHGSFTAHAYKDILEGEVHLALVKGEVAGEEPVLARVHSECLTGDTLGSLRCDCGDQLRQALLTIEKAGRGVFLYMRQEGRGIGLLNKLKAYRLQDEGMDTVQANEHLGFPADLRDYGIGAQILADLGIKKIRLLTNNPRKIAGLEGYGLKVVERVPLEVAPNPCNLKYLSTKRERLGHLLNIKQNKNM
- the ribE gene encoding 6,7-dimethyl-8-ribityllumazine synthase, with the translated sequence MKMYEGKLIGENLKIGIVASRFNEFITSKLLDGALDALVRHGVSEADIEVAWVPGAFEIPLAAKHMAARGYDAVICLGTVIRGATPHYEYIAAETTKGIAQVGLSSGIPVIFGVLTTENIEQAIERAGSKAGNKGFEAAVSAIEMADLLKKIRPARP
- a CDS encoding hydroxymethylglutaryl-CoA lyase — encoded protein: MSYPAEVQVVEVGPRDGFQNVEAWIPTEKKLKVIAALLEANLKRIEVTSFVNPRSVPQMRDAALVAKGIREFGAAEFIALVPNLAGARAAFEAGIKEVTFVISASERHNMQNVRRTIAGSFEELQALKNELPELRIKLGIATAFGCPFQGDVPVGQVIEMMERGLSLPVDEICLCDTTGMANPRQVEDVLSKINSHFGGLKYGLHLHDTGGMGLANVVAALQQGVTVFDSSVGGLGGCPFSPGASGNIATEDLVNMLHRMGIRTNVDLPRLFEAARMVRTQTGAV